The Glycine soja cultivar W05 chromosome 8, ASM419377v2, whole genome shotgun sequence genome has a window encoding:
- the LOC114421484 gene encoding DNA-directed RNA polymerase II subunit RPB7, giving the protein MFFHIVLERNMQLHPRYFGRNLRDNLVSKLMKDVEGTCSGRHGFVVAVTGIENIGKGLIRDGTGFVTFPVKYQCVVFRPFKGEILEAVVTMVNKMGFFAEAGPVQIFVSNHLIPDDMEFQSGDMPNYTTSDGSVKIQKDSEVRLKIIGTRVDATEIFCIGTIKDDFLGVINDPATV; this is encoded by the exons ATGTTTTTCCACATAGTACTGGAGCGAAATATGCAGCTTCATCCACGCTACTTTGGTCGTAACCTTCGCGATAATCTCGTTTCCAAGCTTATGAAAGACGTGGAAGGCACTTGCAG TGGCCGACATGGATTTGTGGTGGCGGTTACAGGGATAGAGAACATAGGGAAAGGGCTAATTCGTGATGGAACAGGGTTTGTGACATTTCCAGTTAAGTACCAATGTGTTGTCTTCAGACCGTTTAAGGGAGAGATCTTGGAAGCAGTTGTTACTATGGTGAACAAG ATGGGATTTTTTGCTGAAGCTGGACCTGTCCAAATCTTTGTTTCAAACCAT tTGATTCCGGATGATATGGAGTTCCAGTCTGGAGACATGCCAAATTACACTACATCAGATGGATCA GTTAAGATTCAAAAAGATAGTGAAGTGAGACTAAAGATAATTGGGACTCGAGTGGATGCTACAGAAATT ttcTGCATAGGTACCATAAAAGATGATTTCTTGGGTGTGATCAACGACCCTGCAACAGTTTAA
- the LOC114424451 gene encoding uncharacterized protein LOC114424451, protein MLLMHNLSLNSFQKMESAICLRYCPIPYGPKGFHGANPSRFHLKINHATPLSLPQISTTRSPVTRSFGHANCMLERFSSVPSENEGSGNKILRGVTLSSLVLTCVLGLFSFGGKNMYPKLTTAYASPYDKIASLFVRETEAQGSVALKPRLDGAQGSVALKSLLEIPSDAELADTQKKRSSNFGERGPSQLEVNNLKWLAIGLSKSPDRSKALKTLTDQYKYCKAHKITGESEQYLELAMVELSMFKGKFEEALGLLNDIIGENVEPMVLSELHKTAVEEENHYEELRLARLILYKAIVHTVLEQKERDQWWEAFMQTCRQ, encoded by the exons ATGCTGCTTATGCATAATTTGTCCCTcaatagttttcaaaaaatgGAATCTGCTATTTGCCTACGCTATTGCCCCATTCCCTATGGTCCCAAAGGATTTCATGGTGCAAATCCTAGCAGATTTCATCTCAAGATTAACCATGCCAcccctctttctctccctcaaATTTCCACCACCAGAAGCCCTGTTACACGTTCATTTGGGCATGCAAATTGCATGCTTGAAAGATTCTCATCAGTACCCTCCGAGAATGAGGGAAGTGGCAACAAAATTTTGAGAGGAGTGACACTATCTTCTCTGGTTCTGACATGTGTTCTTGGATTATTTAGTTTTGGTGGCAAGAATATGTATCCTAAACTCACCACAGCTTATGCTTCACCATATGATAAAATTGCATCTTTATTTGTCCGTGAGACTGAGGCTCAAGGAAGTGTTGCTCTCAAGCCACGGTTGGATGGGGCTCAAGGAAGTGTTGCTCTCAAGTCACTGTTGGAAATACCGAGCGATGCAGAACTCGCAGATACTCAGAAGAAAAGGTCTTCCAACTTCGGTGAGCGTGGACCTAGCCAGCTAGAAGTTAACAACCTTAAG TGGCTGGCTATCGGTCTAAGCAAATCTCCGGATAGAAGTAAAGCACTGAAAACACTGACAGATCAATACAAGTACTGCAAGGCGCACAAGATCACTGGAGAGTCAGAACAGTACCTGGAACTGGCTATGGTAGAACTTTCCATGTTTAAG GGAAAATTTGAGGAAGCCCTTGGTCTGCTTAACGACATAATTGGTGAAAATGTG GAACCTATGGTGCTATCAGAACTTCACAAGACTGCCGTAGAGGAAGAAAATCATTATGAGGAATTGCGGCTAGCTCGACTTATACTTTACAAG GCCATTGTACACACCGTTTTGGAACAGAAGGAAAGGGATCAATGGTGGGAGGCATTCATGCAAACATGTAGGCAATGA